From the genome of Ziziphus jujuba cultivar Dongzao chromosome 6, ASM3175591v1, one region includes:
- the LOC107430708 gene encoding uncharacterized protein LOC107430708, translating into MTQGLLLWSPCQNLLFLRTPLPFSTHGIKLPQLSVSATLESTSTTTNNASCQEELSARERRRLRNERRESKAGNNWREEVEERLLKKPKKIYKSWTEELNLDNLAKLGPQWWVVRVSRVRGHETAELIARCLARNFPHIDFKVYAPAIQVKTKLKNGSYSVKPKPLFPGCIFLRCILNKEIHDFIRECDGVGGFVGSKVGNTKRQINKPRPVSEVDMEAIFRQAKDEQEKNEQAFEEQQQKESLYSGTLNLESNLDSNDATESTVDTKPKGKSKKPSDLLTNSSSKRKGNKRFTPGSTVRVVSGTFAEFEGILKKVNRKTGKATVGFTLFGKESLVDLDVNDIVAETK; encoded by the exons ATGACACAAGGGCTTCTTCTATGGAGTCCTTGCCAAAACCTTCTCTTCCTGCGAACCCCTCTTCCATTTTCAACCCACGGAATCAAACTCCCCCAACTATCAGTCTCTGCGACTCTGGAATCCACCAGCACCACCACCAACAACGCTAGCTGCCAAGAAGAGCTCAGTGCCCGAGAGAGAAGGCGTCTCAGAAACGAGAGAAGAGAGAGCAAAGCCGGCAATAACTGGAGAGAAGAAGTGGAAGAGAGGCTTCTCAAGAAACCTAAGAAGATTTATAAGTCCTGGACCGAGGAGCTCAACCTTGATAACCTTGCTAAGTTGGGTCCCCAATGGTGGGTCGTCCGGGTTTCTCGGGTCAGGGGTCATGAGACTGCAGAACTCATCGCTCGTTGCCTCGCCAGGAACTTTCCTCACATTGATTTTAAG GTCTATGCTCCTGCCATCCAGGTGAAGACGAAATTAAAAAATGGTTCCTACTCAGTTAAACCAAAACCACTATTCCCAGGGTGCATTTTTTTAAGGTGCATATTGAACAAAGAGATCCATGACTTTATAAGAGAGTGTGATGGTGTTGGAGGCTTTGTTGGTTCTAAGGTTGGAAATAC GAAAAGACAGATCAACAAACCGAGGCCAGTTTCTGAGGTTGACATGGAGGCAATCTTCAGACAGGCAAAAGAcgaacaagaaaaaaatgaacaagCATTTGAGGAACAGCAGCAAAAAGAATCCCTTTATTCTGGGACGCTCAATCTGGAATCTAATTTAGATTCTAATGATGCGACAGAGTCTACTGTAGATACCAAACCCAAAGGGAAATCTAAGAAGCCTTCTGATTTACTCACAAATAGTTCATCTAAAAGAAAAGGTAACAAACGTTTTACTCCAGGTTCTACTGTTCGAGTTGTATCTGGGACTTTTGCAGAGTTTGAAGGCATCCTTAAGAAGGTGAATCGCAAAACAGGAAAG GCAACTGTGGGATTTACACTGTTTGGGAAAGAGAGCTTAGTAGATCTAGATGTCAATGATATTGTTGCAGAGACAAAGTGA
- the LOC107430723 gene encoding fructose-1,6-bisphosphatase, chloroplastic-like, whose protein sequence is MVAATVAATSPSQLLLYSSSRSISQLSPLQLCFFDSRASPSFPNHNHGKRRQVGFGVKCMAIAAETETKKKSGYEIQTLTNWLLKQEQAGVIDAELTIVISSISMACKQIASLVQRASISNLTGIQGAVNVQGEDQKKLDVVSNEVFSNCLRSSGRTGIIASEEEDVPVAVEESYSGNYIVVFDPLDGSSNIDAAVSTGSIFGIYSPNDECLADIGDDTTLDKTEQRCIVNVCQPGSNLLAAGYCMYSSSIIFVLTLGKGVFAFTLDPMYGEFVLTQENVQIPKAGKIYAFNEGNYQLWDDKLKKYIDDLKDPGPSGKPYSARYIGSLVGDFHRTLLYGGIYGYPRDKKSKNGKLRLLYECAPMSFIVEQAGGKGSDGHQRVLDITPVEIHQRVPLYIGSVEEVEKLEKYLA, encoded by the exons ATGGTTGCAGCAACAGTAGCAGCAACATCACCTTCCCAGCTCCTTCTCTACTCTAGCTCTCGTTCCATCTCTCAGCTCTCTCCACTCCAACTCTGCTTCTTTGACTCCAGAGCTTCCCCTTCATTTCCAAACCACAACCATGGAAAGAGAAGGCAAGTGGGTTTTGGAGTGAAGTGCATGGCAATAGCAGCAGAGACAGAgacaaagaaaaagagtggataTGAGATTCAAACGCTCACAAACTGGTTGTTGAAGCAAGAACAAGCAGGTGTGATTGATGCAGAGCTTACCATTGTCATATCCAGCATTTCCATGGCTTGCAAGCAGATTGCTTCTCTGGTTCAGAGAGCTAGCATCTCCAACCTTACAGGAATTCAAGGTGCTGTCAACGTCCAAGGAGAGGACCAAAAGAAACTAGATGTCGTTTCTAATGAG GTTTTCTCCAATTGCCTGAGATCAAGTGGAAGAACAGGAATTATAGCATCAGAGGAAGAAGATGTACCAGTGGCAGTAGAAGAGAGTTACTCAGGCAATTACATTGTTGTATTTGATCCTCTTGATGGCTCATCCAACATTGATGCAGCAGTGTCCACTGGCTCCATCTTCGGAATATACAGCCCAAACGATGAGTGCCTTGCCGACATCGGTGATGACACCACG CTTGACAAAACAGAACAAAGGTGTATTGTGAATGTATGCCAACCAGGAAGCAACCTACTTGCTGCTGGGTATTGCATGTATTCAAGCTCAATAATCTTTGTGCTGACATTAGGGAAAGGAGTATTTGCTTTCACTTTGGACCCCATGTATGGGGAATTCGTTTTGACACAGGAAAACGTACAGATACCAAAAGCAGGGAAGATTTATGCGTTTAATGAAGGGAACTATCAGCTGTGGGATGACAAATTGAAGAAGTACATTGATGATCTTAAGGACCCTGGTCCGAGTGGGAAGCCTTACTCAGCTAGATATATTGGTAGTTTGGTTGGGGACTTTCATCGAACACTTTTATATGGTGGGATTTATGGGTACCCAAGAGACAAGAAGAGCAAGAATGGGAAGCTGAGGCTCTTGTATGAATGTGCACCCATGAGCTTCATTGTGGAACAAGCTGGTGGCAAAGGATCTGATGGGCATCAGAGAGTTCTTGATATCACCCCTGTTGAA ATCCATCAGCGTGTTCCACTTTACATTGGAAGTGTGGAGGAGGTGGAGAAATTGGAGAAGTATTTAGCTTGA
- the LOC107430709 gene encoding fructose-1,6-bisphosphatase, chloroplastic-like, whose amino-acid sequence MSNRDEDKREALSPTQRNILEMTADGLQWQQYGLCPLRSRSIGCGDSVRYQNRRKAERKKSDYLIENLTTWLIKQEQLGNIDTELTIVLSSISLACKQIASLLQRSNIINLTGGQGTINIQGEDQKKLDVISNELFCNCLRSSGRTGIIASEEEDVPVAVEETYSGNYIVVFDPIDGSANIDTSLTTGSIFGIYGPDKQCLIDINDDSSLDQEKQNCVVSVCQPGRNLLAAGYCLYSSSVVFTLSLGKRVFGFTLDPSYGEFVLTHENIQIPKTGKIYSFNEGNYDLWDKKLMKYLDHLRQPGANGKPYSGRYIGCLVGEIHRMLLYGGIYGNPKNKNSKNGNLRLLYECAPMSYLVEQAGGKAIDGHRRILGIEPHEIHQRTPIFIGSADEVEKLEKYLA is encoded by the exons ATGAG CAACAGGGACGAAGATAAGCGGGAAGCTCTGTCACCGACTCAGAGAAACATCTTAGAAATG ACAGCCGACGGTCTCCAGTGGCAGCAGTACGGGCTTTGTCCGTTGCGAAGCCGCTCCATCGGCTGCGGTGACTCTGTCAGATATCAAAACCGAAGAAAAGCAGAGAGAAAGAAGAGTGACTACCTAATAGAAAACCTAACCACATGGCTTATAAAGCAAGAACAACTGGGCAACATAGACACCGAGCTCACGATCGTGCTTTCAAGCATCTCCTTGGCTTGCAAACAGATCGCTTCGCTGCTTCAGAGATCCAACATCATTAACCTCACTGGCGGTCAAGGCACAATCAACATCCAAGGCGAAGATCAGAAGAAGCTCGATGTTATCTCCAACGAG CTGTTCTGCAACTGCCTTAGATCTAGTGGAAGAACAGGGATTATAGCTTCGGAGGAAGAAGACGTACCTGTTGCTGTAGAAGAAACTTACTCAGGAAACTACATTGTGGTTTTTGATCCCATTGATGGATCGGCAAACATTGACACTTCCTTAACAACAGGCTCCATCTTCGGCATTTATGGCCCTGACAAGCAATGCCTGATCGACATCAACGACGACTCTTCG ctagATCAAGAAAAACAGAATTGCGTGGTCAGCGTTTGCCAGCCAGGTAGAAACTTGTTGGCCGCTGGGTATTGCCTGTATTCAAGCTCTGTGGTCTTCACTTTGTCTCTTGGTAAAAGGGTTTTTGGATTCACCTTGGACCCTTCCTATGGCGAATTCGTTTTGACTCATGAAAATATTCAGATACCCAAAACGGGTAAGATTTATTCATTCAATGAAGGGAATTATGATCTCTGGGATAAGAAGCTGATGAAGTACCTTGACCATCTTAGGCAACCGGGTGCAAATGGAAAACCCTATTCTGGGCGTTATATAGGCTGCCTGGTTGGTGAAATCCATAGAATGTTGCTTTATGGTGGTATCTATGGGAATCCCAAGAACAAGAACAGCAAAAATGGGAATCTGAGGCTTTTGTATGAATGTGCACCGATGAGTTACCTAGTAGAGCAAGCTGGTGGGAAAGCAATAGATGGTCACCGGAGAATCCTTGGGATTGAACCTCATGAg ATTCACCAGCGAACACCAATTTTTATTGGAAGCGCCGACGAAGTAGAAAAATTAGAGAAGTATTTGGCTTGA
- the LOC107430715 gene encoding L-type lectin-domain containing receptor kinase VIII.2 — protein MAALSISGHFTVFTFLLFFFFRPFAADSNSSFSFPEFGKNQKLESNIAFYGDAKVVNGGYAVQITSSSSSSAGRVMYKKPIKLVEGKPQKLVSFSTYLSFSVSPGNGDGLAFIVVPSAFDVNKFCNCSFGLSVGFGKSKFKVIVVKFYTLSDSKYDGLLNVHVGIDVGSVVSAKVSNSSTINMSLHTGNKSHAWIDYEAGSKRLEVRLSKFGDSKPSDPLLWYPIDLSRMWDDEEAFVGLSASSWNFSQTSLLYSWIFEQRHIPQWMHSEPLDPKAFAKSSKHLTVQKRKDCLIRVLAAMIFGAACGALAAFTGLYLWTIFGNRRPVVPEEYAVQPVDFEYKKVKVVVDKATEDGKQ, from the coding sequence ATGGCCGCTTTATCCATTTCCGGGCACTTCACCGTCTTCactttccttctctttttcttcttcagacCCTTTGCTGCAGACTCAAATTCATCCTTTTCGTTTCCAGAGTTTGGTAAAAATCAGAAATTGGAGTCCAATATTGCTTTTTATGGGGATGCGAAGGTCGTCAATGGTGGATATGCTGTTCAAATTACTAGCTCATCGAGTTCTAGTGCTGGTAGAGTCATGTACAAGAAACCCATCAAGCTTGTTGAAGGTAAACCTCAGAAATTGGTCTCATTTTCCACGTACCTTTCCTTCTCTGTTTCTCCTGGCAATGGTGATGGTTTGGCCTTCATTGTGGTTCCTAGTGCATTTGATGTCAATAAGTTTTGTAATTGCTCATTTGGGCTTTCTGTGGGATTTGGAAAAAGCAAATTTAAAGTTATTGTGGTTAAATTCTATACATTAAGTGACTCTAAGTATGATGGTTTGTTAAATGTTCATGTGGGAATTGATGTGGGTAGTGTGGTATCAGCTAAAGTAAGCAATTCTTCAACTATCAATATGAGTCTTCATACTGGGAATAAATCTCATGCTTGGATAGATTATGAAGCGGGTTCTAAACGACTAGAAGTTAGATTGAGTAAATTTGGGGATTCCAAGCCTTCTGATCCGTTGCTATGGTACCCGATAGACTTGTCAAGGATGTGGGATGATGAGGAAGCATTTGTGGGTCTGAGTGCATCTAGTTGGAACTTCTCTCAGACTAGTTTACTCTACTCTTGGATCTTTGAGCAGAGGCATATTCCCCAATGGATGCACTCCGAGCCACTGGATCCTAAGGCCTTTGCTAAGAGCTCAAAACATTTGACGGTACAGAAGAGGAAGGACTGTCTGATTAGAGTTCTTGCGGCAATGATCTTTGGTGCTGCCTGTGGAGCCTTGGCGGCATTCACCGGCTTGTATTTGTGGACGATATTCGGTAATAGGCGTCCAGTGGTGCCGGAGGAGTATGCTGTGCAACCTGTGGATTTTGAGTATAAGAAGGTGAAAGTAGTTGTAGATAAAGCCACCGAAGATGGGAAGCAGTAG